From Microbacterium sp. LWH11-1.2, one genomic window encodes:
- a CDS encoding beta-N-acetylhexosaminidase: MTIAPVPAPRSAVERSEAFVLDGRTSVRASAELRRVAELLREQLTPSTGLALPLAAPDDEGDNQIVLAIDGSLDPEAYRLRVAPDGIVIAGGDAAGVHHATQTLRQLLPPEGLRSAAIRRDGWIVPGVDIVDGPAHRWRGLMLDTVRHFIPVREVLRIIDLLSLHHMNVLHLHLTDDQGWRLQILRHPRLTEVGSWRLSTQVGRGEEDGRPHGGYYTQDDIREIVAYAADRHITVVPEIESPGHARAALAAYPELAVGGVAPDGVWTQWGISEDVFSVEESTIAFLCDVLDEVIELFPSAYIGIGGDECPKTRWRDDARTQERMRELGLDDEDQLQAWFVGRLEQHVRARGRRIFGWDEILEGGAAADFGAGTAVASWRGDVGARVAARRGFDVVACPADRVYLDYRQSERADEPVPVGIPLTWRDVYAFEPVPSGLTADEARHVLGGQGNLWLEHIDTPQRVDYMLFPRLGALAEALWTGAGRDADDFSRRMPEYLRRLEALGVDYRPEAGPHPWQTWPGVPGSVRTRAELDEHLARITAGIVESGVGQG, encoded by the coding sequence ATGACCATCGCCCCTGTTCCCGCGCCGCGGTCGGCGGTTGAGCGCTCGGAGGCGTTCGTCCTCGATGGCCGGACCTCGGTTCGAGCGAGCGCCGAGCTGAGACGAGTCGCGGAGCTGCTCCGCGAGCAGCTCACTCCCTCGACGGGACTCGCTCTGCCCCTGGCGGCTCCTGATGACGAGGGCGACAACCAGATCGTCCTCGCCATCGACGGGTCCCTGGATCCGGAGGCGTACCGGCTCCGCGTCGCTCCCGACGGGATCGTCATCGCCGGTGGCGACGCGGCCGGGGTGCACCACGCGACCCAGACCCTGCGACAGCTGCTGCCGCCGGAAGGGCTCAGGAGCGCCGCGATCCGTCGGGACGGATGGATAGTTCCGGGAGTCGACATCGTCGACGGGCCCGCTCATCGGTGGCGGGGACTGATGCTCGACACGGTTCGCCACTTCATCCCGGTGCGGGAGGTCCTCCGGATCATCGATCTGCTCTCCCTCCACCACATGAACGTCCTCCACCTGCACCTGACGGACGATCAGGGCTGGCGGCTGCAGATCCTGCGGCACCCCCGGCTCACCGAGGTCGGCTCGTGGCGTCTCTCGACGCAGGTCGGGCGCGGTGAGGAGGACGGGCGTCCTCATGGTGGCTACTACACGCAGGACGACATCCGTGAGATCGTCGCCTACGCGGCGGATCGCCACATCACGGTGGTTCCCGAGATCGAGAGCCCCGGACATGCGCGCGCTGCGCTGGCCGCGTACCCCGAACTGGCCGTGGGCGGGGTGGCGCCCGACGGCGTCTGGACGCAGTGGGGGATCAGCGAGGACGTCTTCAGCGTCGAGGAGTCGACGATCGCCTTCCTCTGCGACGTGCTCGACGAGGTGATCGAGTTGTTCCCGTCGGCCTACATCGGGATCGGAGGCGACGAGTGCCCGAAGACGCGCTGGCGCGATGATGCGCGCACGCAGGAGCGGATGCGCGAGCTGGGGCTCGACGATGAGGATCAGCTGCAGGCGTGGTTCGTCGGCAGGCTCGAACAGCACGTCCGGGCGCGAGGGCGCCGGATCTTCGGCTGGGACGAGATCCTCGAAGGCGGGGCGGCCGCGGACTTCGGAGCCGGCACGGCCGTCGCGTCGTGGCGGGGCGACGTCGGTGCTCGCGTCGCGGCACGGCGAGGATTCGACGTCGTCGCGTGCCCGGCCGATCGCGTGTACCTCGACTATCGGCAGTCCGAGCGGGCGGATGAGCCGGTGCCGGTGGGGATACCGCTCACGTGGCGCGATGTCTACGCCTTCGAACCGGTGCCGAGCGGACTGACCGCCGACGAGGCCCGCCATGTGCTCGGAGGGCAGGGCAACCTGTGGCTCGAGCACATCGATACGCCGCAGCGCGTGGACTACATGCTGTTCCCGCGGCTGGGCGCGCTCGCCGAGGCGCTGTGGACCGGCGCAGGACGGGATGCCGACGACTTCTCGCGGCGCATGCCCGAGTATCTGCGGCGCCTCGAGGCGCTGGGTGTCGATTATCGGCCGGAGGCGGGTCCGCACCCGTGGCAGACATGGCCCGGCGTGCCGGGAAGCGTGCGCACCCGCGCCGAACTCGACGAGCACCTGGCCCGGATCACCGCGGGCATCGTCGAGTCCGGCGTCGGACAGGGCTGA
- a CDS encoding GNAT family N-acetyltransferase, producing the protein MTGDTDGGIRMQRYAPRDLPGVYRVCAEVDARGGKQPQRLQVPELAGHVFAGPYLVNDPALGWVVADRLGVAGYIVGTADAVAFEQWRERQWYPALRKRHPMPADGEAHGDDARYLRFLHSAPPQQSAPAERSAYPAELHIKLAPRAAGLGWGRPLVEALIDELRARDVPGLHLHVAEENSSAIAFYERLAFRTLHRNDASRTMIREIA; encoded by the coding sequence ATGACGGGCGACACCGACGGCGGCATCCGCATGCAGCGATATGCTCCGCGCGATCTCCCCGGCGTGTACCGGGTCTGCGCGGAGGTCGATGCACGAGGCGGGAAGCAGCCGCAGCGACTCCAGGTGCCGGAGCTCGCCGGCCATGTCTTCGCCGGGCCCTATCTCGTGAACGATCCGGCTCTCGGCTGGGTGGTCGCCGACCGGCTCGGCGTCGCGGGGTACATCGTGGGCACCGCGGATGCCGTGGCGTTCGAGCAGTGGCGCGAGAGGCAGTGGTATCCGGCGCTGCGCAAGCGGCATCCGATGCCGGCGGACGGAGAGGCGCACGGCGACGACGCCCGGTATCTGCGATTCCTGCACTCTGCGCCTCCGCAGCAGTCGGCGCCGGCGGAGCGGAGTGCGTATCCGGCCGAACTCCACATCAAGCTCGCGCCTCGGGCCGCCGGACTCGGCTGGGGTCGGCCGCTGGTCGAGGCGCTGATCGACGAGCTGCGGGCCCGCGATGTGCCCGGTCTGCATCTTCATGTGGCGGAGGAGAACTCGTCGGCGATCGCCTTCTACGAGCGGCTCGCCTTTCGTACCCTCCACCGAAACGACGCAAGTCGCACCATGATCCGGGAGATCGCATGA
- a CDS encoding dihydrodipicolinate synthase family protein, protein MADGLFAPGTVVPAHPLALDESGGIDWVSQRALTRYYLDAGAHGLAVGVHTTQFALHEDPALLADVWAAAAEDASAAERPVGLIAGVRGTASTARIEAGVAGGLGYQAALLSPAPGSTDDDILRMAESVGEVLPVIGFYMQDDVGGRYLGVDFWRALFAQPAVIGVKIAAFDRYRTGEVVRALLESGRDDIALLTGNDDSIVGDLATTYRGDVDGVQQSASFVGGLLGQWAIGTRAAVELSARVVDARNSGTVPSELLTQGTWITEINSAVFDTQHGFAGCVAGVNEVLRQQGLVRTSLCLDPVERLSPGQQEAIAEARRRYPELLDEAFVAENLERWRS, encoded by the coding sequence GTGGCCGATGGACTTTTCGCTCCCGGCACCGTCGTTCCGGCACACCCGCTCGCGCTGGACGAGTCCGGTGGCATCGACTGGGTGTCGCAGCGCGCCCTGACGCGGTACTACCTCGACGCCGGCGCCCATGGTCTCGCGGTCGGCGTGCACACCACGCAGTTCGCCCTGCACGAGGATCCTGCCCTGCTGGCGGACGTCTGGGCGGCCGCAGCGGAGGATGCATCCGCGGCCGAGCGACCGGTCGGGCTGATCGCCGGTGTCCGCGGCACGGCGTCGACGGCGCGGATCGAAGCAGGCGTGGCGGGGGGACTCGGATACCAGGCCGCGCTCCTCTCCCCGGCACCGGGGTCGACCGACGATGACATCCTGCGGATGGCGGAGTCCGTCGGCGAGGTGCTGCCGGTGATCGGCTTCTACATGCAGGACGACGTCGGAGGGCGCTATCTCGGCGTCGACTTCTGGCGTGCGCTCTTCGCCCAGCCGGCCGTCATCGGGGTCAAGATCGCCGCGTTCGATCGGTACCGCACGGGCGAGGTCGTGCGCGCGCTGCTCGAATCGGGTCGCGACGACATCGCCCTCCTCACCGGGAACGACGACAGCATCGTCGGCGATCTCGCGACGACCTACCGCGGAGACGTGGACGGCGTGCAGCAGAGCGCCTCGTTCGTCGGGGGTCTGCTGGGGCAGTGGGCCATCGGCACGCGGGCCGCTGTCGAGCTCTCCGCCCGGGTGGTCGACGCTCGCAACTCCGGAACCGTGCCGAGCGAGCTTCTGACGCAGGGCACCTGGATCACGGAGATCAACAGCGCGGTGTTCGACACTCAGCACGGCTTCGCGGGCTGTGTGGCGGGGGTCAACGAGGTTCTCCGTCAGCAGGGGCTCGTCCGCACGTCGCTGTGCCTCGATCCGGTCGAGCGGCTGTCACCCGGCCAGCAGGAGGCCATCGCGGAGGCACGACGGCGCTACCCCGAGCTTCTCGATGAGGCTTTCGTCGCAGAGAATCTCGAGCGGTGGCGATCATGA
- a CDS encoding NAD-dependent epimerase/dehydratase family protein, whose translation MTTTTSASPSDEQELEELLSRPDDSVRTALAGVDGDLVVLGAGGKVGPTLAMMAARALDSIGSSARVIGVSQWSDPAVRERLENAGVTTVRADLADPDVYQTLPDAAAVAFLVGNKFGSATDTSKTWWMNAAVPALAASRYRSVPSLVYSTGNVYPLRPTSTGGARESDPVGPVGLYAQSCLAREEMYRRAAATWATPVTLFRLNYAAELRYGVLSDIAGKVLAGEPVDVTMPAFNVIWQGDANRWALSSFAIASADVTVLNAAGPETLSVRAVASDIAQLAGRELEITGVEASDALLSDARYCHRLFGYPTVTAQQLLEWTVEWQQSGGRSLGKPTKFEQRTGRF comes from the coding sequence GTGACCACCACGACATCCGCATCGCCGAGCGACGAACAGGAGCTCGAAGAGCTCCTGTCCCGGCCCGACGACAGCGTACGGACAGCACTCGCAGGCGTGGACGGCGATCTGGTCGTGCTCGGCGCGGGGGGCAAGGTCGGCCCGACGCTCGCCATGATGGCGGCTCGGGCGCTCGACTCGATCGGGTCGTCGGCGCGCGTCATCGGCGTCTCCCAATGGAGCGATCCCGCGGTGCGCGAGCGGCTCGAGAACGCCGGCGTCACCACCGTCCGAGCCGACCTCGCGGATCCGGACGTCTATCAGACCCTTCCGGATGCCGCAGCCGTCGCGTTCCTCGTCGGCAACAAGTTCGGCAGCGCCACGGACACCTCCAAGACCTGGTGGATGAACGCGGCCGTGCCCGCGCTCGCCGCGAGCAGATACCGCTCCGTTCCGTCGCTCGTGTACTCGACGGGAAACGTCTACCCGCTGCGTCCGACCTCCACAGGAGGTGCGCGCGAGAGCGACCCGGTCGGCCCGGTGGGCCTCTATGCGCAGTCCTGTCTGGCACGGGAGGAGATGTACCGGCGCGCGGCGGCGACGTGGGCGACGCCGGTCACGCTCTTTCGGTTGAACTATGCGGCGGAGCTGCGCTACGGCGTGCTCTCGGACATCGCGGGCAAGGTCCTCGCGGGGGAACCCGTCGATGTCACGATGCCGGCGTTCAACGTCATCTGGCAGGGCGATGCGAACCGCTGGGCGCTCTCGTCGTTCGCCATCGCGAGCGCAGATGTCACGGTGCTCAACGCGGCAGGACCCGAGACGCTGTCGGTGCGCGCCGTCGCCTCCGACATCGCGCAGCTCGCCGGGCGCGAGCTGGAGATCACGGGTGTCGAGGCGTCGGATGCCCTCCTGAGCGACGCCCGATACTGCCACCGCCTGTTCGGCTATCCGACGGTGACGGCGCAGCAGCTGCTCGAGTGGACGGTGGAGTGGCAGCAGAGCGGCGGCCGATCTCTCGGCAAGCCCACCAAGTTCGAGCAGAGGACGGGACGGTTCTGA
- a CDS encoding hydroxyacid dehydrogenase has translation MTASDGTRRLRILVTTEATARREAYFPRSILRELERLGDVEYHDGSVPLTPGELAARLPGVDVCVTHWGCPTFTEEVLEQADRLALIAHAGGSVGDLVTPAVFARSITVTTANSAMSANVAEGVLAYILADLQRLVERAQLMTEGGWLLPEARPTRSLSAITIGLIGLGGVGRRLVQLLAPFAPRILVHDPYLAPAETEELGIELVSLEMLLESSDVVSLHASLTAASRGMIDGGRLALIRDGALLVNTARAGLIDSAALERELASARIRAVLDVFDVEPLPSDSPLRRMKGVTLMPHTAGSPGGAGYAGLAVDEVARFSRGLPPAHPVSLRRFHLMTRESEASPDARPDIDHLLQEAQ, from the coding sequence ATGACTGCATCAGACGGGACGAGGCGCCTGCGGATCCTCGTGACGACCGAGGCGACTGCGCGGCGGGAAGCCTATTTCCCCCGATCGATCCTGCGCGAGCTCGAACGACTCGGAGACGTCGAATATCACGACGGAAGCGTGCCTCTGACTCCGGGGGAGCTCGCCGCACGGCTTCCCGGTGTGGACGTGTGCGTGACGCACTGGGGGTGCCCGACCTTCACCGAGGAGGTCCTCGAACAGGCCGACCGGCTGGCGCTCATCGCTCATGCCGGTGGGAGCGTCGGGGACCTGGTGACCCCTGCCGTGTTCGCGCGCAGCATCACGGTGACGACGGCGAACTCCGCGATGTCCGCGAACGTGGCCGAGGGCGTGCTGGCGTACATCCTCGCCGATCTCCAGCGCCTCGTCGAGCGCGCGCAGCTGATGACCGAGGGCGGGTGGCTCCTCCCCGAGGCGCGGCCGACGAGGTCGCTGTCCGCGATCACGATCGGTCTGATCGGTCTGGGCGGCGTCGGCAGGAGGCTCGTCCAGCTCCTGGCGCCCTTCGCGCCGCGGATCCTCGTACATGATCCCTACCTCGCACCGGCGGAGACCGAGGAGCTCGGCATCGAGCTCGTCTCGCTCGAGATGCTTCTCGAGAGCTCCGACGTCGTCTCGCTCCATGCATCGCTCACGGCAGCGAGCCGCGGCATGATCGACGGCGGGCGACTCGCCCTCATCCGCGACGGGGCGCTCCTGGTCAACACCGCCCGTGCGGGGCTGATCGACAGCGCCGCCCTCGAACGCGAGCTCGCATCCGCCCGCATCCGCGCGGTGCTCGACGTCTTCGACGTCGAGCCGCTCCCGAGCGACAGCCCTCTGCGCCGGATGAAGGGCGTGACCCTCATGCCCCACACCGCGGGTTCCCCCGGTGGCGCCGGATACGCGGGACTCGCGGTCGACGAGGTCGCCCGCTTCTCGCGGGGCCTGCCGCCGGCTCACCCGGTCTCGCTTCGACGATTCCACCTCATGACCCGTGAATCCGAGGCGTCTCCCGACGCCCGACCAGACATCGACCATCTTCTCCAGGAGGCACAGTGA
- a CDS encoding carbohydrate ABC transporter permease — MSMKTRRRWRISEILILLVMLGISFIWLYPVLWPVFSAFKSSQEMYSAGYHLWPENWIFDNFIRAWHSASFSRYLFNSVVYSVASTALSVLVSAFAGYSLARYRFPGHKLISVLILAFLFIPTATSILPIFDLIDQLGLLNTMAGVTLALIGGVGFNTLLFRGFFAALPQELFDAAALDGAGFVRQFRLTLPLVKPIVATTAILGFTSSWQEYFVPLVFTLGSPELRTVSVGLRAFTQQFSVDLSGFAAGVTLSMIPIIAVFIFFQRHFIDGLAGAIKD, encoded by the coding sequence ATGAGCATGAAGACACGTCGGCGCTGGCGCATCAGCGAGATCCTCATCCTCCTGGTGATGCTCGGAATCTCCTTCATCTGGCTGTACCCCGTGCTGTGGCCGGTCTTCTCGGCGTTCAAGTCGTCGCAGGAGATGTACTCGGCGGGCTACCACCTGTGGCCGGAGAACTGGATCTTCGACAACTTCATCCGGGCATGGCACAGCGCCAGCTTCAGCCGCTACCTGTTCAACTCGGTGGTCTACAGCGTGGCTTCCACCGCGCTGTCGGTGCTCGTGTCGGCATTCGCCGGCTACAGCCTCGCGCGCTACCGCTTCCCGGGGCACAAGCTGATCAGCGTGCTCATCCTGGCGTTCCTCTTCATCCCGACGGCGACGAGCATCCTCCCCATCTTCGATCTCATCGATCAGCTCGGCCTGCTCAACACCATGGCGGGCGTCACACTCGCGCTCATCGGCGGAGTCGGCTTCAACACGCTGCTGTTCCGTGGCTTCTTCGCCGCGCTGCCGCAGGAGCTGTTCGACGCCGCGGCGCTCGACGGAGCCGGGTTCGTCCGCCAGTTCCGTCTCACCCTCCCGCTGGTGAAGCCCATCGTCGCGACCACCGCGATCCTCGGCTTCACGTCGAGCTGGCAGGAGTACTTCGTCCCGCTGGTGTTCACGCTCGGCAGCCCGGAGCTGCGCACCGTCTCCGTGGGCCTGCGTGCCTTCACGCAGCAGTTCTCGGTGGACCTCTCCGGGTTCGCGGCCGGCGTCACGCTCTCGATGATCCCGATCATCGCCGTCTTCATCTTCTTCCAGCGGCACTTCATCGACGGCCTCGCCGGCGCGATCAAGGACTGA
- a CDS encoding sugar ABC transporter permease, which translates to MSRATTLAGIPLRRSEISWAYIALIPFLILFLAFTVWPLVRTVQFSFFDYNGIGALDESPMVGFDNFAFVFSDQVFGTSYLNTWIFTVGQALIKLPLSFLIAVLLVQRWLKWRGFFRVVFFLPWLMPPSIVAMVFFYLLNPNNGAINELLLATGLVSAPIDFLASPPIAFSTIAVISTWQIMGQYVIFWMAALQLVPQSLYEAAEVDGAGGWRRIWHITLPIIRPMAVIIASLGLIWSFNIFDWVDILTSGGPGNSTFVVNYYVYDKAFGNATPQFGIASAAATLFGISVLIIYALVGRAVAKAQARRKEYGV; encoded by the coding sequence ATGTCGCGTGCGACGACTCTCGCCGGCATCCCGCTTCGTCGGAGCGAGATCAGCTGGGCCTACATCGCCCTCATCCCCTTTCTCATCCTGTTCCTCGCCTTCACGGTCTGGCCGCTCGTGCGCACCGTGCAGTTCAGCTTCTTCGACTACAACGGCATCGGCGCCCTCGATGAGTCCCCGATGGTCGGATTCGACAACTTCGCGTTCGTCTTCAGCGACCAGGTCTTCGGCACCTCGTACCTGAACACCTGGATCTTCACCGTCGGGCAGGCTCTCATCAAGCTGCCGCTGTCGTTCCTGATCGCCGTGCTGCTCGTCCAGCGCTGGCTCAAGTGGCGCGGGTTCTTCCGCGTGGTCTTCTTCCTCCCGTGGCTCATGCCGCCGTCGATCGTCGCGATGGTCTTCTTCTATCTGCTCAACCCGAACAACGGCGCCATCAACGAGCTGCTCCTCGCGACCGGACTCGTCTCCGCGCCCATCGACTTCCTCGCCTCTCCTCCGATCGCGTTCTCGACGATCGCCGTGATCTCGACCTGGCAGATCATGGGGCAGTACGTGATCTTCTGGATGGCCGCTCTGCAGCTCGTCCCGCAGAGCCTCTACGAGGCGGCCGAGGTCGACGGCGCCGGCGGATGGCGGCGGATCTGGCACATCACGCTGCCGATCATCCGTCCCATGGCGGTGATCATCGCCTCGCTGGGCCTCATCTGGTCGTTCAACATCTTCGACTGGGTCGACATCCTCACCTCCGGCGGCCCCGGCAACTCGACGTTCGTCGTCAACTACTACGTCTACGACAAGGCCTTCGGCAATGCGACTCCGCAGTTCGGCATCGCCAGCGCCGCGGCCACCCTCTTCGGGATCTCGGTCCTGATCATCTATGCCCTGGTCGGCCGAGCCGTGGCGAAAGCGCAGGCACGACGCAAGGAGTACGGAGTATGA
- a CDS encoding extracellular solute-binding protein, with product MKPGIKVLAAISAAAAVVGLVGCTASDNGDGADSGSGEEVTLRWTTYSQERLEFYEKAAAEFNKEFPNIKVVPETLVEGDYYQALPLSFRSRNAPDIFVYTSPSAGEYFELADVLGNEWAQPLDKSVLPDDFASRFPGTSDLAEPTYSRDGEIYTIPRPPSTGALGYGYMYFNKDVLDAAGLADSIPETWDEFTEACEAIAETGAKCLSVPTQGPEEIGRLLTVFMGVNMKGYRPLGPSIAEGDYSQILDPDYVDALEYLRSLYADGHVVPGSYDKVAGRQAVATGDAAFYFDGGWMSSVFPESFEFENFGVALPPGKDGVGAENYEGLIGQGPPMPETFISAQSEHPKEATQFLEWMTRPDGWYAKEFSKNGFDALPWIDPEKVSGLVPESNPAHDLFALSPKVHVLAPQASLKCPDLAQSKALTNVENIRPQWVNGTIVQYLLNGGDWEAIAEPIVAEQNKVLEDTLDAEAKSGLDVSTECFAEPDWDGLTPFEND from the coding sequence ATGAAACCCGGAATCAAGGTGCTCGCCGCGATCAGCGCAGCAGCAGCAGTCGTCGGTCTTGTGGGGTGCACGGCGTCCGACAACGGAGACGGAGCAGACAGCGGGAGTGGCGAAGAAGTCACCCTCCGCTGGACCACGTACAGCCAGGAGCGACTCGAGTTCTACGAGAAGGCGGCGGCGGAGTTCAACAAGGAGTTCCCGAATATCAAGGTGGTTCCCGAGACGCTCGTGGAGGGGGACTACTACCAGGCCCTGCCGCTGAGCTTCCGTAGCCGGAATGCTCCCGACATCTTCGTGTACACGTCCCCGTCCGCCGGGGAGTACTTCGAACTCGCCGACGTCCTCGGCAACGAGTGGGCTCAGCCGCTGGACAAGAGCGTCCTGCCGGATGACTTCGCATCGCGTTTTCCCGGGACCTCGGACCTGGCCGAGCCGACGTACAGCAGGGACGGCGAGATCTACACGATCCCGCGTCCGCCGTCGACCGGCGCCCTCGGATACGGCTACATGTACTTCAACAAGGATGTCCTCGACGCCGCAGGGCTCGCGGACTCCATCCCCGAGACGTGGGACGAGTTCACCGAGGCGTGCGAGGCGATCGCGGAGACCGGCGCCAAGTGCCTGTCTGTGCCGACGCAGGGACCCGAGGAGATCGGACGCCTGCTGACGGTCTTCATGGGCGTCAACATGAAGGGCTACCGTCCTCTGGGGCCCTCGATCGCGGAAGGGGACTACTCCCAGATCCTCGATCCGGACTACGTCGACGCCCTCGAGTACCTGCGGAGCCTCTACGCCGACGGACATGTGGTCCCCGGCAGCTACGACAAGGTCGCGGGACGTCAGGCCGTCGCCACGGGCGACGCGGCCTTCTACTTCGACGGGGGATGGATGTCCTCGGTCTTCCCCGAATCCTTCGAGTTCGAGAATTTCGGCGTGGCCCTTCCCCCGGGTAAGGACGGCGTCGGGGCGGAGAACTACGAGGGTCTCATCGGCCAGGGCCCGCCCATGCCGGAGACGTTCATCAGCGCGCAGTCGGAGCACCCGAAGGAGGCTACGCAGTTCCTCGAGTGGATGACGCGTCCCGACGGGTGGTACGCCAAGGAATTCAGCAAGAACGGGTTCGACGCGCTGCCCTGGATCGACCCGGAGAAGGTCAGCGGCCTGGTCCCGGAGTCCAACCCGGCGCACGATCTCTTCGCGCTCAGCCCGAAGGTGCACGTGCTCGCCCCGCAGGCGTCGCTGAAGTGCCCCGACCTCGCCCAGTCGAAGGCTCTGACGAACGTCGAGAACATCAGGCCGCAGTGGGTCAACGGCACGATCGTCCAGTACCTCCTCAACGGCGGCGACTGGGAGGCGATCGCCGAACCGATCGTCGCCGAGCAGAACAAGGTGCTCGAAGACACTCTCGACGCCGAGGCGAAGTCCGGTCTCGATGTGTCGACGGAGTGCTTCGCCGAGCCGGACTGGGACGGCCTCACGCCGTTCGAGAACGACTGA
- a CDS encoding LacI family DNA-binding transcriptional regulator produces MNLKQVARRAGVSVPTASRVLSGSDYPVSDDMRRRVEAAATELNYIPNAQAQGLLLGNPRAVGVVVGGVGDPYFSDMIDGLQSLATELQYLVTVVNTHRSLRHELDAFRALRAHRVGIAILAGSGLVRAEYGEEMTKVVRAARDAGEVVVTIGRHPIDVDVAGVSVDNVEAGRLLGEHLVRLGHRHVAVLAGSMDLTSTVDRVEGLRQAIGEGLRVREVEPTRDGAWAAMADVLAENPGLTAVVGTADQMAMGALAWLRAQGIAVPTQMSVGGINDIWVAKDTTPALTTVHLPLAEMGAAALRLGIAAREGRVGHERLAVELIVRESTGAAPAEASSSRRR; encoded by the coding sequence GTGAATCTGAAGCAGGTCGCTCGCCGGGCAGGTGTGTCCGTGCCGACGGCCTCGCGTGTGCTCTCGGGGAGCGACTACCCGGTCAGCGACGACATGCGCCGACGAGTCGAAGCGGCCGCCACGGAACTGAACTACATCCCCAACGCGCAGGCGCAGGGGCTCCTCCTGGGCAATCCGCGCGCCGTCGGGGTCGTCGTCGGCGGAGTGGGCGATCCGTACTTCTCCGACATGATCGACGGCCTGCAGTCGCTCGCGACCGAGCTGCAGTACCTGGTGACGGTCGTCAACACGCATCGGTCGCTGCGGCATGAGCTCGACGCGTTCCGCGCTCTCCGTGCGCATCGCGTCGGCATCGCGATCCTCGCCGGTTCGGGACTCGTGCGTGCTGAGTACGGCGAGGAGATGACGAAGGTCGTCAGGGCGGCCCGTGACGCCGGCGAGGTGGTCGTGACGATCGGACGACACCCCATCGACGTGGACGTCGCGGGGGTGTCGGTCGATAACGTCGAGGCGGGGCGGCTGCTCGGAGAGCATCTCGTCCGGCTGGGGCATCGTCACGTCGCCGTTCTCGCCGGCTCGATGGACCTGACCTCGACGGTCGACCGCGTGGAGGGCCTGAGACAGGCGATCGGCGAGGGCCTGCGCGTTCGGGAGGTGGAGCCCACACGCGACGGTGCATGGGCCGCCATGGCGGATGTGCTGGCGGAGAATCCGGGGTTGACGGCGGTCGTCGGGACGGCGGACCAGATGGCCATGGGGGCCCTTGCCTGGCTTCGGGCGCAGGGCATCGCCGTGCCGACGCAGATGTCGGTCGGCGGCATCAACGACATCTGGGTCGCGAAGGACACGACGCCGGCGCTGACGACAGTCCATCTCCCGCTCGCGGAGATGGGCGCCGCAGCGCTGCGGCTGGGAATCGCCGCCCGCGAAGGCCGGGTCGGACACGAACGGCTGGCGGTCGAGCTGATCGTTCGGGAGTCCACGGGAGCGGCGCCTGCAGAGGCGTCATCTTCGCGCAGACGCTGA
- a CDS encoding polysaccharide lyase, with protein sequence MTVKRKTLAIIPIIAALAIAPAVAEPTPPPATAALTASTGFENGTANAPFTLSNFAAQGFVAPSEVGLDERSFVHTSIVHSGAKSLRITFPQGLYGDPAVTGAHANFDLPSSRTYWISQWVRFDSNFSWGGTKQGGKVGFGLVGGAGCSGGQTCSGTNGFSTRVIWRSGGGAALYLYHMDKPGTYGEELPLKTPSGANIVFPKGQWINLIIRVTTNTVSSGVAAANGEVQVWYNGQSALYRSGLRFVTNADQVDTAVLSTFPGGAEPAYAPANDSYLWIDDVKVSANSADICELSSC encoded by the coding sequence ATGACTGTGAAACGCAAGACACTCGCCATCATCCCGATCATCGCCGCCCTCGCGATCGCTCCGGCGGTCGCCGAACCGACGCCGCCCCCGGCGACGGCCGCACTCACCGCCTCGACCGGATTCGAGAACGGCACGGCCAATGCCCCGTTCACCCTCTCGAACTTCGCCGCCCAGGGGTTCGTCGCTCCGAGCGAGGTCGGGCTCGACGAACGATCCTTCGTACACACGAGCATCGTCCACAGCGGCGCGAAGTCGCTCCGCATCACGTTCCCGCAGGGCCTCTACGGCGACCCCGCGGTCACCGGAGCCCACGCCAACTTCGACCTCCCGTCGTCCCGCACCTACTGGATCTCGCAGTGGGTGCGCTTCGATTCGAACTTCAGCTGGGGTGGGACGAAACAGGGCGGCAAGGTCGGTTTCGGTCTCGTCGGCGGTGCCGGATGCTCCGGAGGACAGACCTGCAGCGGGACCAACGGGTTCTCGACGCGGGTGATCTGGCGATCGGGCGGCGGGGCCGCCCTGTACCTGTACCACATGGACAAGCCGGGCACCTACGGCGAAGAGCTGCCCTTGAAGACGCCGAGCGGCGCGAACATCGTCTTCCCCAAGGGTCAGTGGATCAACCTGATCATCCGCGTGACCACGAACACCGTCTCGAGCGGGGTCGCGGCCGCGAACGGCGAGGTCCAGGTCTGGTACAACGGCCAGTCCGCTCTCTACCGTTCCGGACTGCGCTTCGTGACCAACGCCGATCAGGTCGACACCGCCGTCCTGTCGACCTTCCCTGGAGGCGCGGAGCCCGCCTATGCGCCGGCGAACGACTCCTATCTGTGGATCGACGACGTCAAGGTGTCGGCGAACTCCGCCGACATCTGCGAGCTCAGCAGCTGCTGA